From a single Sander vitreus isolate 19-12246 chromosome 4, sanVit1, whole genome shotgun sequence genomic region:
- the npffl gene encoding pro-FMRFamide-related neuropeptide FF like, whose amino-acid sequence MDTAALVTLLALVVAMAGVSQALHIQSSLEKNDILPDSEENIADHLLGLKSENTDNSIDDRLLTAVLRALLLGSQRETRDSVLHQPQRFGRGSRGQVVSDNQIHSRDWEAAPGQIWSMAVPQRFGKK is encoded by the exons ATGGACACAGCTGCTCTCGTGACTCTTCTGGCTCTGGTTGTAGCAATGGCTGGCGTCAGTCAGGCTCTTCACATCCAAAGCAGTCTGGAGAAAAATGACATCCTGCCAGACTCAGAGGAGAACATCGCCGACCACCTGCTGGGGCTG AAGAGTGAAAACACAGATAACAGCATTGATGATCGTCTGCTGACCGCAGTGCTGAGAGCTCTGCTCCTCGGATCTCAGAGAGAAACCAGGGACTCTGTTCTCCATCAGCCACAGAG ATTTGGCCGCGGCTCTAGAGGACAAGTAGTGTCGGATAATCAGATACATTCCCGTGACTGGGAGGCTGCCCCCGGTCAGATCTGGAGTATGGCCGTGCCCCAGAGATTCGGCAAGAAATGA